A window from Thermogemmatispora onikobensis encodes these proteins:
- the rpsG gene encoding 30S ribosomal protein S7 translates to MRRLEVVDPKYQSRNVASFIGKLMVDGKKSLAERILYQAFALIEQRQKRPALEVFEQAIRNATPTVEVKPRRVGGSTYQVPVDVRKERGLSLAMRWLIRSARARTGKSMVEKLANEIMDAASGQGATIKKREETHRMAESNKAFIHYRW, encoded by the coding sequence GTGCGTCGGCTCGAAGTCGTGGACCCTAAGTACCAGAGTCGCAACGTCGCGAGCTTCATCGGCAAGCTGATGGTCGATGGCAAGAAGAGCCTGGCCGAGCGCATCCTCTATCAGGCTTTCGCTTTAATCGAGCAGCGGCAGAAACGCCCAGCGCTGGAGGTCTTCGAGCAGGCCATCAGAAACGCCACTCCGACGGTCGAGGTCAAGCCCCGCCGTGTTGGTGGCTCGACCTATCAGGTGCCCGTCGATGTCCGCAAAGAGCGTGGCCTCTCCCTCGCCATGCGCTGGCTCATCCGCTCTGCTCGCGCTCGCACCGGCAAGAGCATGGTGGAGAAGCTGGCGAACGAGATCATGGACGCTGCCTCTGGACAGGGTGCGACCATCAAGAAACGGGAGGAGACCCACAGGATGGCAGAGTCCAACAAGGCTTTCATCCATTATCGCTGGTAA